A stretch of the Capsicum annuum cultivar UCD-10X-F1 chromosome 10, UCD10Xv1.1, whole genome shotgun sequence genome encodes the following:
- the LOC107843988 gene encoding uncharacterized protein LOC107843988 isoform X1 produces the protein MDLEDWEILPDDGFLQIHDDDGKMIFSRKYTSHNSKNEFNMNYFICPSQKSPQFVDTTKHLPSVPNQIVPFHVQLEPNNQQEVIKPPNFGENYDQENVIIAKEVITKVPLEIKPPNFGEHHDQFSQVFFKKMKENEFENMKMDSPKSNNKTIMSQVDADPFVFEEKEEVDKEIVIKKIDENSNGGHGLNLLNKSLNGIGAICSFGIAAAATICIIFIGNHQKNKQNQKLRFQIFTDDKRIKQVVHHATRLNEAISSVRGVPVTRAHITVGGYYDAL, from the exons atggatCTTGAAGATTGGGAAATTCTTCCTGATGATGGATTCCTTCAAATCCATGATGATGATGGCAAAatgatattttcaagaaaatatactTCTCATAATTCCAAgaatgaattcaacatgaattaTTTCATTTGTCCATCTCAAAAATCACCCCAATTTGTTGACACTACAAAGCACCTTCCAAGTGTGCCTAATCAAATAGTCCCTTTTCATGTTCAATTAGAACCAAATAATCAACAAGAGGTTATAAAACCACCAAACTTTGGAGAAAATTATGATCAAGAAAATGTCATTATTGCAAAAGAAGTCATCACTAAGGTCCCTCTAGAGATTAAACCACCAAACTTTGGGGAACATCATGATCAATTCTCAcaagttttcttcaagaaaatgaaggaaaatgaattTGAGAACATGAAAATGGACTCACCAAAGTCCAACAACAAGACCATTATGTCACAAGTTGATGCTGACCCTTTTGTATTTGAGGAAAAAGAAGAGGTTGACAAAGAGATAGTGAtcaagaaaattgatgaaaatagcAATGGCGGCCATGGATTGAACTTGTTGAACAAGAGTTTGAATGGTATTGGTGCTATTTGTTCTTTTGGGATTGCCGCTGCTGCTACTATTTGCATCATATTCATTGGTAATCACCAAAAAAATAAGCAGAACCAGAAGCTTAGGTTCCAAATCTTTACTGATGACAAG AGGATCAAACAAGTAGTTCACCATGCAACCAGATTGAATGAAGCAATTTCATCAGTGAGAGGAGTTCCTGTTACAAGAGCACACATTACAGTTGGAGGTTACTATGATGCTCTTTAA
- the LOC107843988 gene encoding uncharacterized protein LOC107843988 isoform X2 codes for MDLEDWEILPDDGFLQIHDDDGKMIFSRKYTSHNSKNEFNMNYFICPSQKSPQFVDTTKHLPSVPNQIVPFHVQLEPNNQQEVIKPPNFGENYDQENVIIAKEVITKVPLEIKPPNFGEHHDQFSQVFFKKMKENEFENMKMDSPKSNNKTIMSQVDADPFVFEEKEEVDKEIVIKKIDENSNGGHGLNLLNKSLNGIGAICSFGIAAAATICIIFIGNHQKNKQNQKLRFQIFTDDKDKRISLSPAKSKKIFFRDRFIKKESEDQTSSSPCNQIE; via the exons atggatCTTGAAGATTGGGAAATTCTTCCTGATGATGGATTCCTTCAAATCCATGATGATGATGGCAAAatgatattttcaagaaaatatactTCTCATAATTCCAAgaatgaattcaacatgaattaTTTCATTTGTCCATCTCAAAAATCACCCCAATTTGTTGACACTACAAAGCACCTTCCAAGTGTGCCTAATCAAATAGTCCCTTTTCATGTTCAATTAGAACCAAATAATCAACAAGAGGTTATAAAACCACCAAACTTTGGAGAAAATTATGATCAAGAAAATGTCATTATTGCAAAAGAAGTCATCACTAAGGTCCCTCTAGAGATTAAACCACCAAACTTTGGGGAACATCATGATCAATTCTCAcaagttttcttcaagaaaatgaaggaaaatgaattTGAGAACATGAAAATGGACTCACCAAAGTCCAACAACAAGACCATTATGTCACAAGTTGATGCTGACCCTTTTGTATTTGAGGAAAAAGAAGAGGTTGACAAAGAGATAGTGAtcaagaaaattgatgaaaatagcAATGGCGGCCATGGATTGAACTTGTTGAACAAGAGTTTGAATGGTATTGGTGCTATTTGTTCTTTTGGGATTGCCGCTGCTGCTACTATTTGCATCATATTCATTGGTAATCACCAAAAAAATAAGCAGAACCAGAAGCTTAGGTTCCAAATCTTTACTGATGACAAG GATAAAAGAATCTCATTGTCCCCTGCAAAAAGCAAGAAAATCTTTTTTCGTGATCGATTCATAAAAAAAGAATCAG AGGATCAAACAAGTAGTTCACCATGCAACCAGATTGAATGA